Proteins from one Camelina sativa cultivar DH55 chromosome 8, Cs, whole genome shotgun sequence genomic window:
- the LOC104709143 gene encoding KH domain-containing protein At4g18375-like, which translates to MSPDHRDSHRKRSRPQSDYDDNGGNKRRYRGDDRDSLVIDRDDTVFRYLCPVKKIGSVIGRGGDIVKQLRTETRSKIRIGEAIPGCDERVITIYSPSDETNAFGDGEKVLSPAQDALFRIHDRVVADDAQSEDSPEGEHQVTAKLLVPSDQIGCILGRGGQIVQNIRSETGAQIRIIKDRNMPLCALSSDELIQIYGEMLIVKKAMHQIASRLHENPSRSQNLLSSTMSGGHPPAPLMSHAGGPRLVGIAPLMGSYGRDAGEWSRPLYQPPTNEPPATEFYIRLVSPVENIASVIGKGGALINQLRQETRATIKVDSSRTEGNDCLITISAREVFEDAYSPTIEAAMRLQPKCSDKVERDSGLVSFTTRLLVPSSRIGCILGKGGAIITEMRRMTKANIRVLGKENLPKVASDDDEMVQISGELDVAKDALIQITSRLRANVFDRESAVSALMPVLPYVPVAPD; encoded by the exons ATGTCACCGGATCATAGAGATAGCCATAGAAAGAGGTCACGTCCTCAGTCTGATTACGATGACAATGGTGGAAACAAAAGGAGATATCGTGGTGATGATAGAGATTCACTTGTCATTGATCGTGACGATACTGTATTCAGATACCTCTGCCCTGTTAAAAAGATTGGGAGTGTTATTGGTAGAGGAGGTGACATTGTCAAGCAGTTGAGAACGGAGACTAGATCGAAAATTAGAATAGGGGAAGCAATTCCGGGGTGTGATGAACGTGTGATTACGATCTATAGCCCTAGTGATGAGACCAATGCATTTGGAGATGGAGAGAAAGTTCTTTCTCCTGCGCAGGATGCTTTGTTTAGGATCCATGATAGAGTAGTTGCAGATGATGCACAGAGTGAAGATAGCCCTGAAGGAGAGCATCAAGTTACTGCTAAGTTGCTTGTTCCTTCGGATCAGATTGGGTGTATTCTTGGTAGAGGTGGCCAGATTGTTCAGAACATTCGGAGTGAGACAGGTGCTCAAATTCGTATCATTAAGGACAGAAACATGCCTCTTTGTGCTTTGAGTTCAGATGAGCTCATTCAG atatATGGAGAAATGCTCATTGTTAAGAAGGCTATGCATCAGATTGCCTCTCGCCTTCATGAAAATCCTTCACGTAGTCAGAACCTACTTTCTTCTACAATGTCTGGTGGACATCCTCCTGCTCCACTGATGAGCCATGCGGGTGGTCCTCGACTTGTAGGGATAGCACCGCTGATGGGTTCCTATGGACGTGATGCAGGAGAATGGTCTCGCCCTTTATACCAACCTCCAACAAATGAGCCACCAGCAACGGAGTTCTATATTCGGCTAGTTTCCCCAGTTGAGAACATTGCAAGTGTTATAGGGAAAGGTGGTGCTCTTATCAATCAGCTTCGACAGGAAACCAGAGCAACCATTAAAGTTGATAGCTCTAGAACTGAAGGAAACGATTGTTTAATAACTATTTCAGCAAGAGAG gtttttgagGACGCATATTCCCCAACCATAGAAGCAGCTATGCGGCTGCAACCAAAGTGCAGTGATAAGGTGGAAAGAGATTCTGGACTTGTTTCATTCACGACTCGTCTTCTTGTGCCAAGTTCTAGGATTGGTTGTATCCTTGGTAAAGGAGGAGCCATCATAACTGAGATGAGAAGAATGACCAAAGCTAACATCCGCGTACTGGGGAAGGAAAATCTCCCAAAAGTTGCATCTGACGATGATGAGATGGTTCAG ATCTCCGGAGAACTTGACGTTGCCAAGGATGCTCTCATACAAATTACATCAAGATTAAGAGCCAATGTTTTTGACCGGGAAAGTGCTGTTTCTGCACTTATGCCGGTCTTGCCTTATGTTCCTGTTGCACCAGAT